In the Dioscorea cayenensis subsp. rotundata cultivar TDr96_F1 chromosome 12, TDr96_F1_v2_PseudoChromosome.rev07_lg8_w22 25.fasta, whole genome shotgun sequence genome, one interval contains:
- the LOC120273143 gene encoding phosphatidylinositol 4-phosphate 5-kinase 6-like, which translates to MYKEEHSTGWEPSIKKAQFQQQSARRRSWIFMPMSIAPADEEEEDNTTTPTEAAMVEEVGEEVNHAEKLLPNGDFYTGQWRGGVPHGNGKYLWTDGCMYEGQWQHGKTMGKGKFSWPSGATYEGEFKSGFMDGIGTYTGSSGDTYRGSWSMNLKHGEGNKSYSNGDYYDGEWRTGFQEGHGRYIWRNGNEYVGQWLGGKIHGRGTLIWANGNRYDGGWEDGMPKGNGNFRWADGSLYIGVWSRDGNNVQQQKGVYYPSSAASTPTARDPQEAFAAGLSDCLVCEGETVSVMPSQKTLNWSEMEADFLQKQALWRSLKSSDSIGRPRRRASVDALVAMGGDRSFNRICAWEPDGGDITCDTGDRNSLVLEGKDDVVMRGLPDEADSKSEGRSPLHMGWLPKEMKKQGETISKGHKNYDLMLNLQLGIRHAVGRQPSPNMSFDLKASAFDPKDKIWTRFPTEGSKHTPPHNSCEFKWKDYCPLVFRTLRRLFKVDAGDYMLSICGNDALRELSSPGKSGSFFYLTNDDRYMIKTVKKSEVKVLLRMLPAYYNHVRAFENTLVTKFFGLHCVKLTGAIQRKVRFVIMGNLFCTDYPIHRRFDLKGSSHGRTTDKPETEIDANTTLKDLDLNYIFRLQKAWFQEFLRQVDRDCELLEQERIMDYSLLVGIHFIDPSMPKEIPVFEDNIDTDNTKEVTPRLSRVDIDQFLCDPSRWAMIRLGINMPAMVERSIRKNETELFGEPTGEFYDVILFFGIIDILQDYDISKKLEHAYKSFQYDPTSISAVDPKQYSKRFRDFIFNVFKDET; encoded by the exons ATGTACAAGGAGGAACATTCAACCGGGTGGGAACCTAGTATCAAGAAAGCCCAGTTTCAGCAGCAGTCCGCCCGTCGCCGGAGCTGGATCTTCATGCCCATGTCAATTGCTCCGGctgacgaggaggaggaggataaCACGACAACACCTACAGAAGCAGCCATGGTGGAGGAGGTGGGGGAGGAGGTTAACCATGCTGAGAAACTACTCCCTAATGGTGACTTTTACACGGGCCAGTGGCGCGGTGGTGTGCCACATGGCAACGGGAAGTACTTGTGGACGGATGGGTGCATGTATGAGGGCCAATGGCAGCATGGGAAGACAATGGGCAAAGGGAAGTTCTCTTGGCCTTCTGGTGCAACTTATGAAGGGGAGTTCAAGTCGGGATTCATGGATGGAATTGGAACCTATACAGGATCATCTGGGGATACATACCGTGGGTCTTGGTCCATGAATCTTAAGCATGGAGAGGGGAACAAATCATACTCTAATGGGGATTACTATGATGGTGAGTGGCGTACTGGATTTCAAGAGGGTCATGGGAGGTATATATGGAGAAATGGGAATGAGTATGTAGGGCAGTGGCTTGGAGGGAAGATTCATGGCAGAGGGACATTGATCTGGGCAAATGGGAATAGGTATGATGGTGGATGGGAGGATGGGATGCCGAAAGGAAATGGGAATTTCAGGTGGGCCGATGGGAGTTTGTACATTGGTGTTTGGAGTAGGGATGGTAATAATGTGCAACAACAGAAGGGAGTTTATTATCCTTCCTCAGCAGCAAGCACACCAACTGCAAGAGATCCTCAGGAGGCGTTTGCTGCCGGGTTGAGTGATTGTTTGGTTTGTGAAGGAGAGACTGTGTCTGTTATGCCTTCGCAGAAGACATTAAATTGGTCTGAAATGGAAGCAGATTTTCTGCAGAAACAGGCTTTGTGGAGATCATTGAAGTCCTCAGACTCTATTGGTAGGCCAAGAAGAAGGGCTTCTGTGGATGCTCTTGTGGCGATGGGTG GTGATCGAAGTTTCAATAGGATTTGTGCATGGGAACCGGATGGTGGTGATATCACATGCGACACTGGGGATCGCAATTCACTAGTGTTGGAAGGAAAGGATGATGTTGTGATGAGAGGGTTGCCTGATGAAGCAGACTCAAAGTCCGAGGGGAGGAGCCCTCTGCATATGGGGTGGTTGCCTAAGGAAATGAAGAAGCAGGGAGAGACCATCTCTAAAGGGCACAAGAATTACGATCTCATGCTTAATCTTCAGCTTGGTATAAG GCATGCTGTTGGAAGACAACCTTCTCCAAATATGTCATTTGATCTCAAAGCATCAGCTTTTGACCCAAAAGACAAAATATGGACTAGGTTTCCCACTGAAGGATCAAAACATACACCCCCTCACAATTCTTGCGAGTTCAAATGGAAGGATTACTGTCCACTGGTTTTCAG GACTCTCCGAAGATTATTTAAGGTTGATGCAGGTGATTATATGTTATCAATCTGTGGAAATGATGCTTTACGAGAACTCTCTTCTCCTGGTAAAAGTGGCAGCTTCTTCTACCTAACAAATGACGACCGCTACATGATAAAGACAGTGAAGAAGTCTGAAGTTAAA GTGCTCCTCAGAATGCTGCCTGCATATTACAATCATGTTCGAGCATTTGAAAATACATTAGTAACCAAATTTTTTGGTTTGCATTGCGTTAAATTAACTGGGGCCATTCAAAGAAAG GTCCGCTTTGTAATAATGGGGAATTTATTCTGCACTGATTATCCAATTCATAGGCGTTTTGATCTTAAAGGATCTTCTCACGGTCGCACAACTGATAAGCCAGAGACTGAGATTGATGCTAATACTACACTCAAAGATCTTGATCTTAATTATATATTCCGTTTGCAGAAAGCATGGTTTCAAGAGTTCCTTAG GCAAGTAGACAGGGACTGTGAACTCCTTGAGCAGGAGAGAATCATGGATTACAGTCTTCTGGTTGGAATCCATTTCATAGATCCCTCCATGCCAAAAGAAATACCTGTGTTTGAAG ATAATATTGATACGGACAACACAAAAGAAGTAACACCTCGTCTTTCAAGAGTAGACATAGATCAGTTTCTATGTGATCCATCCAG ATGGGCAATGATTAGACTGGGTATAAATATGCCGGCAATGGTTGAAAGGAGTATAAGGAAGAACGAAACCGAGCTGTTCGGAGAACCAACCGGGGAATTCTATGATGTGATCTTGTTTTTTGGAATCATAGACATACTTCAAGACTATGATATTAGCAAAAAGCTTGAACATGCATACAAGTCATTCCAATATGATCCCACCTCAATATCAGCTGTTGATCCCAAGCAGTATTCTAAACGGTTTCGTGATTTCATTTTCAACGTTTTCAAAGATGAGACGTAG